The proteins below are encoded in one region of Aquisphaera giovannonii:
- a CDS encoding phasin family protein, translating into MIDLIKKTLLTGVGLAVMTKDKVEELGKELASQAKLSENEGREFVDHLLKQSEAARDSLESRVNAAVQKAISALPLATKDEVAKLTARVEELSTRLHEHASHSE; encoded by the coding sequence ATGATCGACCTCATCAAGAAGACGCTGCTCACCGGCGTCGGCCTGGCCGTCATGACGAAGGACAAGGTGGAGGAGTTGGGCAAGGAGCTCGCCTCGCAGGCGAAGCTCTCGGAGAACGAGGGCCGCGAGTTCGTGGACCACCTTCTCAAGCAGTCCGAGGCCGCCCGCGACAGCCTCGAATCGCGGGTCAATGCGGCGGTCCAGAAGGCGATCTCGGCCCTGCCGCTGGCCACCAAGGACGAGGTCGCGAAGCTCACGGCCAGGGTCGAGGAGCTGAGCACCCGGCTCCACGAGCACGCGAGCCATTCCGAGTGA